The genomic region ATCGGCCGCAACGGCGCCGGCAAGTCGACGCTGGTGAAGGCGATCGCCGGGATGATCGAGCCGGATGCCGGCGCGATCGAGATGCCGCGCGGCGCGCGCATCGGCTATATCGCGCAGGAGGCCCCGGCCGGCGAGACGACGCCGTTCGAGGCGGTGCTCGCGGCGGACGTCGAGCGCGCGCACCTGATGGCGGAGGCCGAGACCGCCACCGATCCGCACCGGATCAGCGACATCCACGAGCGGCTGATCGCGATCGACGCCCACGCCGCCCCTGCCCGCGCGGCGCGCATCCTTGTCGGCCTCGGCTTCGACGAGGAGGCGCAGCAGCGCCCGCTCGACAGCTTTTCCGGCGGCTGGCGGATGCGCGTGGCGCTGGCCGCATTGCTGTTCTCCCAGCCCGACCTGCTGCTGCTCGACGAGCCGTCGAACCACCTCGATCTGGAGGCGGTGATGTGGCTGGAGGATTTCCTCAAATCCTATCGCGCGACGATCGTGGTGGTCAGCCACGAGCGTGATTTCCTCAACAATGTGGTCGATCACATCCTGCACCTGCAAGGCGGCAAGACCACGCTATATGCCGGCGGCTATGATTCCTTCGAGCGCCAGCGCGCCGAGCGGATGGCGCAGCTCGCCGCCGCGCGTGCCAACCAGGATGCCCAGCGCGCGAAATTGCAGGATTATATCGCCCGCAACTCCGCCCGCGCCTCCACCGCCAAGCAGGCGCAGAGCCGCGCGAAGATGCTCGCGAGGCTCCAGCCGATCGCCGAGCTGGCGGACGATCCCAGCCTGTCGTTCGACTTCCCCGATCCCGATCCGCTGCGCCCGCCGCTCATCACGCTCGATCATGCGGCGGTCGGCTATGGCGAGACGCCGGTGCTCAGGCGTCTCAACCTGCGGCTCGACCCGGACGACCGCATCGCGCTGCTCGGCCGCAACGGCAACGGCAAGACCACCCTCGCCCGCCTGATCGCCGCCCAGCTCGCGCCGATGGAGGGGGATATGGCCGCCTCCAACCGGATGAAGGTAGGCTATTTCACGCAATATCAGGTCGAGGAGTTGGACGCCGACGACACACCGCTCGCGCATATGACGCGCGTGATGCGCGGCGCGACCCCGGCGG from Sphingomonas sp. CL5.1 harbors:
- a CDS encoding ABC-F family ATP-binding cassette domain-containing protein, with product MLTLNAITVRLGGRAILDGASASLPPGSRVGLIGRNGAGKSTLVKAIAGMIEPDAGAIEMPRGARIGYIAQEAPAGETTPFEAVLAADVERAHLMAEAETATDPHRISDIHERLIAIDAHAAPARAARILVGLGFDEEAQQRPLDSFSGGWRMRVALAALLFSQPDLLLLDEPSNHLDLEAVMWLEDFLKSYRATIVVVSHERDFLNNVVDHILHLQGGKTTLYAGGYDSFERQRAERMAQLAAARANQDAQRAKLQDYIARNSARASTAKQAQSRAKMLARLQPIAELADDPSLSFDFPDPDPLRPPLITLDHAAVGYGETPVLRRLNLRLDPDDRIALLGRNGNGKTTLARLIAAQLAPMEGDMAASNRMKVGYFTQYQVEELDADDTPLAHMTRVMRGATPAAVRAQLGRFGFSGDRATGQVGKMSGGEKARLALALITRDAPHLLILDEPTNHLDVDAREALVQALAGYKGAVLIVSHDRHMVELTADRLVLVDGGTAHEFDGSLDDYVALVLAKEPKAEGAKANRKDERRAAAERREAAKEWRKTAREAETELAKLTAQRSAIDHAMFDPAAADQALARLTMTELMKRRADLTDRIEAAEARWLEASEALEEA